Genomic window (Candidatus Methylomirabilota bacterium):
ATTGTCAGTTCCTCCTCGCTTCGAAGCAGCGGGTAGTAGCCGTGAGGAGCAAGCCGTTCCGTCAATTTAGCCACAGCCTGACCGGGGTCGACCAACAATTTTCCCTGGAAACGGGCGGTCCCATCAAACAGGCGCCCCTCGCTGATCGCAAAAACGCCTGCCATCTCCCGTTCCAGAAAAAAGAGGATGCCCTCGTCCGAATTCGGCCAACTTGCCATATCTTTTTTATACCACGGACCCTGCGAGCCGTCAAAACCTTCTATCGCCTCTCCGTGAGAGCCCGATCCTACGTAACGGCAGATCTTCGTTGGATAGCTCAATGTCAATGAAGCTCATCGATTCCTGAAGCTTGTGTGGCTTACATGGTAGTAAAAGGCTGCTCGGATATTCAGCCGTTCGAAATGCATCCGCTCAGGGAACGGGGAAAAGGGGGTGGCCTGCCGAATGGCCCGAATGGCCTCGTTGTCCAGTGGGGCGATACCGGAAGTTTGCGTGAGTTGCAGATCGCGCAAGCGGCCATCGCGCGTGATCCCAAAGGTTACCACCAGATTTCCGCTCAGGCCCCGCGCCTCCGAAGGGTAACTCCACACACTCTCAATCCGCCTTTTCACACCAAGCAGATAGGACGCAAACCGGGAATCCTGGCTGTCCAACGAAACAGTCGGCCCGGCAGAGGAACCCGTGTCGCCCTCCTCTCCCGCATCAGCCCCTTGGCCGGAGTATTGCCCGGCATCGAGACTTTTCCAGAGCATGGCCAGTTGACCCCTGAGATTAGATGGGCGGACCGATCTACCGACATCCTCGCTCTCAAGTGGCTCCACTTGAGCCGTCTTCGGGCTGGGGGCAACAGCCGGCCCCTTCAACGTCAGCAACGGAGGCGGCGTCCAAGGGGTGAGTGCAGCGCGATGCGTGGAAGGAGCGCCGGAGCCCGCTACCGCCGACGATGCGGCCGGCGGAGTTGCCATTGCTGGGCGAGAGGAAGCCGACGCGAGGTGCGGGATGCCTGAACTGTTCGGTGTTCGAGGCGGGCCTGCCTTGGTTGCAGGCCGTTGCGCGCGCGCCGTAACCTCCCCGAGCGTGTGACGATCACGCGGGGGTAAAGTCGGCGTTCGAATCGGTTGATCGACAATTCGGACCTGGAGCGGCCGATCTGCCGGTAGCTGGATAGACCGCCCCATCACGCTGAGCAGGCCGATAAACACCAGGTGGGCTAGCAGCGAAAAGACGAGAAAGTTGCGGATCTGCGGATGTACAGCAGTCAACATTCGCAACCCATCATCTTGAAC
Coding sequences:
- a CDS encoding site-2 protease family protein: MSYPTKICRYVGSGSHGEAIEGFDGSQGPWYKKDMASWPNSDEGILFFLEREMAGVFAISEGRLFDGTARFQGKLLVDPGQAVAKLTERLAPHGYYPLLRSEEELT
- a CDS encoding TonB family protein, with protein sequence MLTAVHPQIRNFLVFSLLAHLVFIGLLSVMGRSIQLPADRPLQVRIVDQPIRTPTLPPRDRHTLGEVTARAQRPATKAGPPRTPNSSGIPHLASASSRPAMATPPAASSAVAGSGAPSTHRAALTPWTPPPLLTLKGPAVAPSPKTAQVEPLESEDVGRSVRPSNLRGQLAMLWKSLDAGQYSGQGADAGEEGDTGSSAGPTVSLDSQDSRFASYLLGVKRRIESVWSYPSEARGLSGNLVVTFGITRDGRLRDLQLTQTSGIAPLDNEAIRAIRQATPFSPFPERMHFERLNIRAAFYYHVSHTSFRNR